The genome window CATGAACCACGCAGCCAAGGCGCTGGCCATGACTGCGTACGATCTTTGTGCAGACCCGTCTTCCTTCCAGAAAGTGCGTGAAGAGTTTGAGAACTGGAAAAAGAATCAGCAATCAGAGGAGGCATGAGCATGAGCGCACATCCTGTCATGACGGATAGCAGCAAACCGACATCCTTTTGGCGAAAATATTTCAAAATGCCTCATACCTTCGTGCTCCTGGTCATCCTGACACTGCTCGCCGCGGCACTGACTTATCTGGTGCCGTCCGGCGAATTTGAACGGGCCAAGGATCCGACCTCCGGAAAAACGCTCGTTGTGCCGAATTCCTATCACGCGGTCGAAGGCGACCCAGTCAGTCTGGTAGAAGTGCCAAAAGCCATTGTAAAAGGACTTATTGATTCCAGCGATATCGTTTTCTTCATCTTTATTATCGGCGGCGCGTTTCAGGTCATCACAGCGACAGGAACGATTGAAGCGGTGACGAGCCGTGTAGCCAAGACGTTCTCCAAGCGGGGGATCATGATCATTCCCGTGTTTTTGGGGCTGTTCTCCGTCGGTGGCTTTACGATGGGGATGTCCTCCGAGGTCATGGTGTTCGTTCCACTGGGCATTGCGATTGCCCGCTCGCTCGGCTATGACGCCTTGACGGGAACGGCGATGGTCTCGCTCGGAGCGTCCATCGGTTTTACAGCGGGGCTGATGAATCCCTTCAACGTTGGCCTGGCGCAGGTCATTGCAGAGGTGCCGATGTTTTCAGGCATGTGGCTGCGTGCCATTTTGCTGATTACGCTGCTGGTCATCACCAGCTGGTACATCATTCGCTATGCGCGCAGGGTGCAAAAGAATCCGCAGGCCAGTATCGTGCACAATTTGGAGAATGCGTCGACGGAGAAAAAGCTCGACTTAAATAGCCTTCCTAGCCTGGAGCTCAAACATATTTTGACCGTCCTCACCATCGTTGCCAGCTTTGCGCTGCTCATTTGGGGGGTATCGAAAAAAGACTGGTGGATGGAAGAGCTGTCTGCGCTGTTCCTCACGATGGGTGTGGTCTCGGGCTTTTGTGCGAGGTTTGGGCCGAGCCGCATCGCCAGTGAATTTGTAAAGGGCGCCAGCGCCATTACCTTCGGGGCGTTTATCATCGGGATCGCCCGTTCTATCCTGATCGTGCTGGATCAAGGCAATGTCATTGATACGATCGTATTCGGACTCTCCGATGCGGTGGGTCATTTGCACGGCTCCATTCAAGTGCTGGGGATGTATTTCTTCCAGACGGTCATGAACGTATTCATTACTTCCGGAACAGGTCTGGCCGCTACGACGATGCCGATCATGGTTCCGCTTGCCGACCTTTTGGGTGTGACTCGACAAACGTCCGTTCTCGCGTTTCAGATGGGTGACGGCTTCACCAACATGATCCTGCCGACTTCTTCCGCACTGATGGGCAGTCTCGCCGTATCCGGCATTACGTATCAGCAGTGGGTCAAATTCATGTGGCCGCTCATGCTGATGTGGGTCATCACGGGAGCGGTCTTCGTGCTCATCGGACATGCGATTGCTTATAGCTGACAAGAGAAAGGAGCGAGGTGACTCATGGGGAATGCAGAGGCGGCCTCTCGCAAGGTGCGGGATCGGCTGATTCAGTCCGTCGATGCGGGCAGGCTGGACGAGCATGTGCGAGCCTTGAGCAAGTGGGATCGCTTAACGGGTGAGCCGGGGGCAGAAATGGCTGTCGACTATATCATGGACCAGCTGTCGACCTATGGCATTACGGGTGAACGCCATCGGCTGGACATGTTTTGCAGCGATCCGATCTATGGAGAAGTGCAGGTCACAGCTCCCGAGACGTTCACGGTACGCGCCAAATCCCGATCCTTTTGCGGACATTTCCCTGAGGGTGTCTGCGGAGACGTGATCTATGACAGGCATAGTCAGGGGGCACTGCTATCCTCGCGGGAAGAAGAGGTATGGATCTCCTCCTTCAAAGACAAAATCGTCCTCTCCTGGAACTACTACGAGGATTATGTGCAAAAGCTGGAGCAGGCGGGGGCAAAGGGGCTCATTCACATCTGGCCTACAGCCGAAGAGTACATTCATGAAGAAACCGTCGGGCCCATCTGGGGAACACCGACACCAGAGAACGCGCCAAGCTTACCGAAAATTCCGGTAGTGGGTGTGACGAACGGCGATGGCAGGAAGCTCCTTGCGCTGGCAGAAAAAGTCGACGTGCTCACCGTCTCTGTGAAAACGGAGCTGCAAACGAGTGTAAAAACCGCGAGTCTGCCTGTTGCGGTCATTCCCGGACAGACGGAGGAATTTTTGCTGCTGTCCGGTCACTACGATTCTTGGCATCTCGGGGCGACAGACAACGCAGTCGGCAATGCGCTGTGTCTGGAGGTCGCGAGAGCATTTGCACCTCTCGCGGGGAAGCTGAAGAGGGGAATCAAAATTGCCTGGTGGCCGGGACACTCCAATGCGAGGTACGCGGGATCGGCGTGGTACTGCGATCACCAGTGGCAGGAGCTGCAGCAGCACTGCGTGGCCCACATCAACGTCGATTTTCCAGGGACACAAGGCGGGATCAACATCGTGCCGCGCTCGACGGGCATGGAGGACCCGGCATTTCTGCAGGAGATTGTGACGGAGCTGACAGGAGAGCCGCCTCGCAAATGGGCGTTCATGCCGAGAGGAGCGGATCAATCCTTCTGGGGCGTCGACATCCCGATCCATCTGGGAATCAAATATGAACCGGCAGAAGGTACGACGATTTGCGCCCCGGGGTGTGCAGGCGGATGGTGGTGGCATACCGAAGGGGACACGTATGACAAGGTCGATGTGAATCTGCTTCACCGCGATACCAAGCTTCACGTGGCGATGCTCCATGAGATTGCCGAGCGTGAGTCCTTGCCGATCCAGATCGACCGTTTTCTGCAGAAGGCTATGCTGCTGTTAGAAGAGCTCGATGATCATTCCGCAGAAGAATTTTCTTTCGGGCCGATTTACCAAGCCATCGAGCAGCTCAGGCAAAAGTGGCAGGAAAGCGCAGCGTTGCTTGCTTCTGCAAGGCCGGATGCGTACAGACGCGTGAGCAAGCGAGTGGGCGGTGGCTTGAATCGACTCATGTTCTCCTATTCCAGCCCGTACGACTACGACCATACCTTCCCGTTCAAGCCGTTCCCTGGGCTGCATTCGGTCAAAGACACATACCGGTCGAATACGGCTGCCGCGACATTCCTGTTTCGCCAGACACGATTTGTAAGGCAGCGGAATCGGTTGGTGCAAGAGCTTCACCTGCTCACTGCAATGATCGATTCTGCCAGAGAGACCTGACATTCAGGTCTCTTTTCTTTTTTGCCGACAGTTATGATAGCATCAGGAGAATAGTGAGTGCGATGAGGTGAGTGCATGGAAAACAAGCCGTTTACCGTAGAACGCCTCTTGCAGCTGCCTTTGTTTAACGGCGTGCAGGTCATGGCTGGCAAGAGCGGCGTATCCAAGGAAATCTACTATGTGGACAACATGGAAACCCCTACGTTGACAGGTTTTCTGCGACCCAATGAATTGATTCTGACGACAGGCTATTCCTTTCGGCATGAACCGGCCATGCTGTGCCGATTGCTGGATGAAATGCATCGGGTCGGGGGTGCGGCTGTCGGTATCAAAACCAAGCGATTTATCCAGGAAGTTCCGCAGGAGGCGCTGGACAAAAGCAATCAGTACGGCATCCCGCTGTTTGATATTCCCTTGGAGATTACGTTTATCGATATGACGCATACCGTGATTGATCAAATTCTCAACCGGCAAGCGTTTTTGCTGCGAGAGGTGCGAGAAGTCAATCAGCAGTTCACGAATTTGGTGCTGAACAGGCGGACGACAGAGCTGGTCGTTCTGATTGGGCATTTGCTCGGCTGCGAAGCGGCTGTGCTGAACGAGAACAAAGAGGTGGAGAGCTGCACCACGCGCTTTGGAGGGACAGACTTTGTCGATAAGCGTCCCGTGCAAGTGGGGAGCAAGGTGATGGGTTATTTGGCTATTTCCAGACAGCTCGGGGAACAGGAGCACTTTGAAGAGATGTGCCTCGACCATGCGATTACCGTCCTGGCCATCGAGTTCACCATTCGCCAGTCTCAGCAGCTGCAGCGCGAGCGGGAACAGGAGTCGTTTTTGGTGGAGCTGTTTTCCGGTTCGTCCCATCAGGAGGATTTGCTGCGGTATCGGGCCCAGCAGCTGGGAATTCCACTCGGGCGTTTTTTCTATGTCATGGTGCTCCAGATACGTTCGGCCAATGAAAAGCAGGGCAGAGATCTGTACAACCAGCTGGTGCAAAAGGTGAACAAGCCCGGCGTGTACACGCGCAAGGGAGTGATCATCAACGATTCGTTGATCGTGCTCTGCTCTACCGTACACGATTCGGCGGAAAAGCAGCGGTCTGAAGCCGAGCAGGTGATGAGCGAATTGGCGGGGGCTTGTGAGGAGCTGCCCGCGCATCCACAGCTGTTTGCTGCGATCGGTGGCATTCGTGAGCAGCTGTCTGATGTTCCATTGAGCAGACAGGAAGCGCATAAAGCGATGGCGATCTGTCTCCACACCCAGCCCAAGCAAAAAATCGTCCATTTCCACGAAGTGCTGGTAGAGGACCTGCTATTGGACGCTGCGGGGCATCCCGTGCTGAATGCCCTTACCTCGATGTTGATTGAGCCGATTGTTGTCTATGATAAAGAATATGGAACAGAACTGCTCGCGACGCTCAGTGCGTTTCTGCGGACGGGAGGAAACACCAAGCGGGTAGCGGAAGAGCTGTTTATCCACCGCAATTCCGTCCTGTATCGATTGGACCGGGTGAGCGAGATCATCCAAAACGACTTGAATGATCCAGAGGTTCGTTTCCGGCTGGATGTCGCCATGCGCGTATGGAAGACGAAGGATATTCATTCCAAGGCAGTGCTGTAAAAGCTTTGTACAATCGGATATTTGTGATGGCGCCCAAAAATGGGGGTCAACTTTTGGGTCGCTTTCCATAGGGGGAAGCGGCTTGTTTTTGCTAAAGTAAAAAAAAACAGAATAGATGTGCAATGAAACGTTGAAAGGGGAGAGGGACAGCGGCGTATGGAACATCGGTTCCCTGCAGGCAGCAAGGCTTACGAAGACCTTTTGCGCGAGTGTATCCCGTCCGCAGAAGGAAGAAACAGTATTAGAAATAACGACAATCGGGATTGTGCAATCATACAGAAATCGTAAAAGGGGGTAGGAACATGGCCAAAGATAAGTCATCCAGAGAAAAACATCCCTCTGTTTTTGAGCCGTTCTCACTGCTGTTGAACGTTGGCTTGTCCGTATTTGGTGCGATTATTGGAATGCAGCTGATCACATCGCTGGGGGTAACGCCCAGCACTTCGATCATCGGTGCGCTGGCCGCCATGCTGATCGCTCGGATTCCGATGGAGATATTCTCGAAATACCGGTCGATTCACAGGCAGAACCTCGTGCAAACGTCTATCTCGTCCGCGACATTCGGGGCGGCGAACAGCCTCCTCATTCCGATCGGGATACCGTTTGCGATGGGCAAACCGGAGCTAATCATGCCGATGCTGATCGGGGCTGGGCTTGCGATGTTTGTAGACACGGCACTTCTGTACAAGCTCTTTGATTCCAAAGTGTTCCCGGCATCTGGCACATGGGCTCCTGGTGTAGCAACAGCCGAAGCGATCATCGCCGGTGACAAAGGCGGAAAACGTGGTGCGCTTTTGGGAGCAGGTACTGTCATCGGTTTGCTTGGTTCCTATTTCGGAATTTCGATGTCGGCATTCGGGGTAGCGTTTATCGGAAACATCTGGGCGCTCGCGATGTTTGGTATCGGCCTTTTGCTCCGACAGTATTCCGTACCGCTTTTCCATGTAGATGTAAACACGATGTACATTCCGCACGGCTTCATGATTGGTGCTGGTATCGTCGCCTTGTTCCAAGTGGCGTTTATTATTTTCCGGAAAAAGAAACCGGTTACAACAGCTGCTGGCGTAGAAGAAGTGTCCTATACAGTAGGTGACAAGCAAACGTCCCGGACACTCGGAATCGGGTTTATCGCTTATCTGGTCGTGGCTTTGATCGTCGCCTTGCTGGGTGGTCTGATGACGGACATGTCGTTTGGCATGCTGATCGGGTTCTTGATCTTTGCTGCTTTTGCAGCGTATGTTCACGAATTGATTGTAGGGATCGCCGCGATGCACTCGGGTTGGTTCCCTGCGTTTGCGATTGCTTTGATCACGCTGATCATCGGGATGATGATCGGGTTCCCGCCAGTGGCGCTGGCGCTTTTGGTAGGCTTTAGCGCTGCCACAGGTCCTGCATTTGCAGATATGGGCTACGACCTGAAAACGGGCTACATTCTGCGTGGTAACGGTGCCGATCCGCAAGCCGAGCTGGAAGGCCGCAAACAGCAGTACATCGCTGGTCTGATCGCATTTGGAGTCGCATTGATTACCGTCGCGTTCTCGTACAACAGCTTTTTCTCCCAAGGGCTCATCCCGCCG of Brevibacillus choshinensis contains these proteins:
- a CDS encoding PucR family transcriptional regulator, whose translation is MENKPFTVERLLQLPLFNGVQVMAGKSGVSKEIYYVDNMETPTLTGFLRPNELILTTGYSFRHEPAMLCRLLDEMHRVGGAAVGIKTKRFIQEVPQEALDKSNQYGIPLFDIPLEITFIDMTHTVIDQILNRQAFLLREVREVNQQFTNLVLNRRTTELVVLIGHLLGCEAAVLNENKEVESCTTRFGGTDFVDKRPVQVGSKVMGYLAISRQLGEQEHFEEMCLDHAITVLAIEFTIRQSQQLQREREQESFLVELFSGSSHQEDLLRYRAQQLGIPLGRFFYVMVLQIRSANEKQGRDLYNQLVQKVNKPGVYTRKGVIINDSLIVLCSTVHDSAEKQRSEAEQVMSELAGACEELPAHPQLFAAIGGIREQLSDVPLSRQEAHKAMAICLHTQPKQKIVHFHEVLVEDLLLDAAGHPVLNALTSMLIEPIVVYDKEYGTELLATLSAFLRTGGNTKRVAEELFIHRNSVLYRLDRVSEIIQNDLNDPEVRFRLDVAMRVWKTKDIHSKAVL
- a CDS encoding YfcC family protein encodes the protein MSAHPVMTDSSKPTSFWRKYFKMPHTFVLLVILTLLAAALTYLVPSGEFERAKDPTSGKTLVVPNSYHAVEGDPVSLVEVPKAIVKGLIDSSDIVFFIFIIGGAFQVITATGTIEAVTSRVAKTFSKRGIMIIPVFLGLFSVGGFTMGMSSEVMVFVPLGIAIARSLGYDALTGTAMVSLGASIGFTAGLMNPFNVGLAQVIAEVPMFSGMWLRAILLITLLVITSWYIIRYARRVQKNPQASIVHNLENASTEKKLDLNSLPSLELKHILTVLTIVASFALLIWGVSKKDWWMEELSALFLTMGVVSGFCARFGPSRIASEFVKGASAITFGAFIIGIARSILIVLDQGNVIDTIVFGLSDAVGHLHGSIQVLGMYFFQTVMNVFITSGTGLAATTMPIMVPLADLLGVTRQTSVLAFQMGDGFTNMILPTSSALMGSLAVSGITYQQWVKFMWPLMLMWVITGAVFVLIGHAIAYS
- a CDS encoding M28 family metallopeptidase; translation: MGNAEAASRKVRDRLIQSVDAGRLDEHVRALSKWDRLTGEPGAEMAVDYIMDQLSTYGITGERHRLDMFCSDPIYGEVQVTAPETFTVRAKSRSFCGHFPEGVCGDVIYDRHSQGALLSSREEEVWISSFKDKIVLSWNYYEDYVQKLEQAGAKGLIHIWPTAEEYIHEETVGPIWGTPTPENAPSLPKIPVVGVTNGDGRKLLALAEKVDVLTVSVKTELQTSVKTASLPVAVIPGQTEEFLLLSGHYDSWHLGATDNAVGNALCLEVARAFAPLAGKLKRGIKIAWWPGHSNARYAGSAWYCDHQWQELQQHCVAHINVDFPGTQGGINIVPRSTGMEDPAFLQEIVTELTGEPPRKWAFMPRGADQSFWGVDIPIHLGIKYEPAEGTTICAPGCAGGWWWHTEGDTYDKVDVNLLHRDTKLHVAMLHEIAERESLPIQIDRFLQKAMLLLEELDDHSAEEFSFGPIYQAIEQLRQKWQESAALLASARPDAYRRVSKRVGGGLNRLMFSYSSPYDYDHTFPFKPFPGLHSVKDTYRSNTAAATFLFRQTRFVRQRNRLVQELHLLTAMIDSARET
- a CDS encoding OPT/YSL family transporter, producing MAKDKSSREKHPSVFEPFSLLLNVGLSVFGAIIGMQLITSLGVTPSTSIIGALAAMLIARIPMEIFSKYRSIHRQNLVQTSISSATFGAANSLLIPIGIPFAMGKPELIMPMLIGAGLAMFVDTALLYKLFDSKVFPASGTWAPGVATAEAIIAGDKGGKRGALLGAGTVIGLLGSYFGISMSAFGVAFIGNIWALAMFGIGLLLRQYSVPLFHVDVNTMYIPHGFMIGAGIVALFQVAFIIFRKKKPVTTAAGVEEVSYTVGDKQTSRTLGIGFIAYLVVALIVALLGGLMTDMSFGMLIGFLIFAAFAAYVHELIVGIAAMHSGWFPAFAIALITLIIGMMIGFPPVALALLVGFSAATGPAFADMGYDLKTGYILRGNGADPQAELEGRKQQYIAGLIAFGVALITVAFSYNSFFSQGLIPPVDKVYASTIEAGTSPEVAKQLLMWAIPGAILQLIGGSSRQVGVMFATGLLILNPNAGWAVLGGILIRMIVLKLKGKEAESTLSILAAGFIAGDALYSFFSSVVKFAKK